The segment ACAATGTGTTTGAAGCCGCGGTTAACGCTAAAGTTCTAGAGCCTATGCTGCTGCACGCCGTAAAGCCCGAGTTGGAAGCCATAGTGCCCATGAAAGCGGTATTTGACCAGGCCTATGCCCGTAACCTGGAGGGAACAAACGTCAAGGAAGGCGCAGACAAAATGGAGTTGGCCGAAGCCCTGATGGAAGACATCCGGAACTTCAAGGAAGCCAATGGCTGTGACCGTTTGGTGATGGTATGGTGCGGTTCTACGGAGATTTATATTGAGGAGTCTGAGGTACACCAAACCATTGAGGCATTTGAACAAGGCTTACGTGACAATGATCCACAAATAGCACCCAGCATGGTGTACGCGTATGCTGCCGTGAAAATGGGCGTTCCTTTCGCCAATGGAGCTCCTAACTTAACGGTTGATATTCCGGCCATTGTAGAGCTGGCCAAAGAGAACGACATCGCCATCTCGGGTAAAGACTTTAAAACGGGCCAGACCTTGATGAAAACCATTCTTGCCCCGGGTCTGCATGCCAGAGCCTTGGGTGTGAAAGGTTGGTTCTCTTCCAATATTCTGGGTAACCGTGACGGCTACGTACTGGATCACCCGGAAAACTTCAAGACCAAAGAAGTTTCCAAATTGAGCGTGCTGGACGAAATCTTCAAGCCAGAGGCTAACCCAGAACTGTATGGGGACATGTACCACAAGGTACGCATCAACTACTACCCTCCGCACGGTGACAACAAAGAAAGCTGGGACAACATTGACATCTTCGGGTGGCTGGGCTACCAGATGCAGATCAAAATCAACTTCCTGTGCCGTGACTCTATTCTGGCCGCGCCGTTAGTGTTAGACCTGGCCCTGTTCACTGATCTGGCGCAACGCGCCGGCATGAGTGGAATTCAGGAATGGTTGTCTTTCTATTACAAATCACCGCAAACTGCCGAGGGCTTGCCACCAGAGCACGATATCTTCAAACAACTCATGAAAATGCAGAATACCCTGCGCCACATGATGGGCGAAGACCTGATCACGCACCTGGGCCTGGACTATTACCAGGACCTGGTAGACACCTTGTAGGGCCTCAGTGATAGAAGTACATAAACTCATTTCCTCCGGCCTGGGCATTGGGTACGTAGGCAAAGGAGGCGGAACGGTTGCTGCCATAGCCACCTGCCTTCTTTGGTACCTGCTGCAGGCTGGCGGGGAAATGAGCTTGCCTGCCCAACTTATTTGCGCGCTGCTGTTGACAGTAGTGGGCATTTGGTCGGCAGACCAGGTAGAGCCTTTGTGGGGGAAAGACGACAAAAAGGTAGTTATTGATGAGGTAGCAGGCATGTGCCTTGCTTTGGTGGCGATACCATTGACCCTTCCTCATGTACTAGCTGGCCTGGTGTTGTTCCGTTTTTTTGATATACTCAAACCGCTGGGCATCAGGAGGGCCGAGCAGGTGAGAGGTGGTTGGGGCGTCATGTTAGATGACGTGCTGGCCGGTATTTGCGCCAACCTCCTGCTTCAAGTAATCATGTACTTTACACAATTTTAGATGCTCACTTTTCTAAAGGCACAAACGGCCTCTGTGGGCGCCACAGTAGTTGATTTCGTGGTCACCGTATTGGCCGTGGAGTTCTTCGGGTTATGGTATGTGATGGCAAACCTGATTGGAACTGTCTCAGGGGGCATTACCCATTTTGCGTTGGGTAGAACCTGGGTTTTCCATTCAGAGAACCCTAATGTAAAAGCACAAGCCATCCGCTACTTCCTCATCTGGAACGGAAGCCTGGTGTTGAATGCGGTAGGTATCTTCCTGATTACCCATTACAGTGGTATCAGCTATATCATCTCAAAAGTGATCACGTCTATTGTAGTGGGCATTGGCTACAATTACGTCATGCAGAAGAGCTTTGTGTTTAAATAAACTATTTTCTCTACCCCTCAGATAGATAGCACATGGAAGCAAGAGAAAGAATTGCCCTGACCACTACCGTGAAAGCGAAAGCTCCCGGCGAGAAGGCCTGGAAAGTTTTCCTGCAGCAGGGTATCTACAAGATCGTGAACCCGTTTGTGCGGCTGTTGATCAAACTGGGCTTTACGCCCAATGCGGTCACCACCACCGGGTTTATCATGAACGTAGGCGTAGCCGTCATCTTTGTGGTAGGGGGCGAAGACGAGAACCGAAACGATCTGTCTTACGTGGGCTGGGCCGGATTCCTGATCATGATGGCTGGTCTGTTTGACATGCTGGATGGGCAGGTGGCCCGCATGGGCAACATGGGATCTACCTTCGGAGCTCTGTTTGACTCAGTGCTGGACCGGTACAGTGAGCTGATCATGTTTCTGGGCATCTGCTACTACCTCATGGCCCACCATTACTTTCTGAGCTCGTTGTTTGCGTTCATTGCCATGATCGGTTCCATGATGGTGAGTTACACCCGCGCCCGCGCGGAAGGACTGGGGGTAGAATGCAAGGGGGGGTTCTTCCAGCGGCCCGAACGTGTGGTACTGATTGCTTTGGCCGGAATGTTCTGTGGCCTTACCGCCTCTTTGATTGGGGCCGATTACAAACTCTACATTCCCGGCATTCCGTTCCACGTGTTTGAGACCATGTCTGTCTTCACCATTCCCATTACCGTGTTGGCTATTTTTACCAACGTGACGGCCATTACCCGCCTGATGCAAGCCAGGCATGCCATAGAAGCCAAAGAAAGAAGTCAGGCTTTGAAGCCGTAAGAAAACTTCTTGTAGTCATCTCTTGAATAAAGCGATTAGGGCCTGTTTTCCAGAAAACAGGCCCTAATCGCTTTATTTATTCTCCTAAGTGAACGTGCTCCTGAAACAGCTCCGTCATGGGTTCACCGTCTCGCTTTGGAATAGGGAAACCGAGCAATTCAGCAATGGTAGCGGCCACATCTGCCTGAGAGCGGGGCTGAGTAACTGTTTTTCCGCGCTTTAGATCAGGCCCCAGCGCTAAAAGGCTGATGTGCCGGCAGCCCTCACAATTATCGCCGTGGCTCTCAAAGTTCTTGCCTGTATGTCGGCCGTGGTCGTTGGTGATGAGGAGGGTGGTGTTGTTCTGGTACTGCGGTTGTTTTTGGAGCCATTTCCACAAATCGGCCACTAAACGATCGCTTTGCCTGATGGCTTTGAGGTAGCCGTTCCAGTTACCGGCATGGGCTTCAGAATCTGGTTCGCGCAGGTTAATGAGCATCAGTTTTGGTTGGTGCCGGCTTAATACCTGTTTGGCTACTCTAATGGTAGTAGTGTCATCACGGTAGCCAGTGCCTAAGCCCTTGATCCCGCTGTTGACCGATGGCGCAAAGGCAGCGGCGGAGTCTGAACTGTATGTGCGGGCCAGAACCTCAAGTTTGTCTTTACTGGTAACTACCCAGGCATCCGTAGCAGGGGCGCCCGTATGCTGGCGGTAATAATGAAAGACAGACGGAAATCTGGGCAGCTCATCGCCATTGTTCTTTATTTTTTGGTGATACCCAGTGGTGAGCGCCACATGCCCGGGGTTGGTCAAGGTAACGCCTTGGTTGTAAAACTGCGGATTGAATACACCTTGGGGCGCTAAATAACGGGCCATGTTGGGAATATTAGAGAACGTGGAGTCCCCCCAAGAGTCTGAGTACCGCACTCCGTCAATCACCACCAGAATCACGTGCTGGGTAGCGTACGTTTGAGAGGGTTTCTGCAGGGGAGTTGACCCTGCCCTGCTGGAGGGGGAAGAAGACTGACAGGCGCCAAAAAGGCAAATAAGAAAAAAAGTAAAGAGGCGACTTAAAAACCGATAAATCATGCAACTGAAAAAATGGTGTCTGGCTACTATTTATAGAGCAGGTATTTTGCTCTAACAGTTTTAAAGTAAGCAAGTTCCTCCGCCCAGGTTTTAATAATATCCTGAGGGGCGGCACCAGCCTGGAGCTGCTTACGGGTGACATCGGTTTTCCAAAGGCCATCCAGGCGGCTGTTCTTCCATTCCAGTTGGGCAGGGTAGAGCGTTTTCAAAGCATGCATGATGTACACCGTGGCTTTGGCAGATTCAAACTTGTTTCTATCGGTTACCACCGCCTGCGCTCCGTAGCAGGTTTGCCCCACGAACTTGGGCGGATAAATCCGGATGCCGTCTACCACGCTGTCGGGTTTGAAGGAGGCGGGTTTGAAGGTGATGCCAGC is part of the Rufibacter tibetensis genome and harbors:
- a CDS encoding inositol-3-phosphate synthase, with product MDYEVKGAEGKLGILIPGLGAVATTFIAGVEAVKKGLASPVGSLTQMGRIRLGKRTEGRFPLIKDFVPLAGLEDIVFGGWDVYADNVFEAAVNAKVLEPMLLHAVKPELEAIVPMKAVFDQAYARNLEGTNVKEGADKMELAEALMEDIRNFKEANGCDRLVMVWCGSTEIYIEESEVHQTIEAFEQGLRDNDPQIAPSMVYAYAAVKMGVPFANGAPNLTVDIPAIVELAKENDIAISGKDFKTGQTLMKTILAPGLHARALGVKGWFSSNILGNRDGYVLDHPENFKTKEVSKLSVLDEIFKPEANPELYGDMYHKVRINYYPPHGDNKESWDNIDIFGWLGYQMQIKINFLCRDSILAAPLVLDLALFTDLAQRAGMSGIQEWLSFYYKSPQTAEGLPPEHDIFKQLMKMQNTLRHMMGEDLITHLGLDYYQDLVDTL
- a CDS encoding phosphatidylglycerophosphatase A family protein, translated to MIEVHKLISSGLGIGYVGKGGGTVAAIATCLLWYLLQAGGEMSLPAQLICALLLTVVGIWSADQVEPLWGKDDKKVVIDEVAGMCLALVAIPLTLPHVLAGLVLFRFFDILKPLGIRRAEQVRGGWGVMLDDVLAGICANLLLQVIMYFTQF
- a CDS encoding GtrA family protein: MLTFLKAQTASVGATVVDFVVTVLAVEFFGLWYVMANLIGTVSGGITHFALGRTWVFHSENPNVKAQAIRYFLIWNGSLVLNAVGIFLITHYSGISYIISKVITSIVVGIGYNYVMQKSFVFK
- a CDS encoding CDP-alcohol phosphatidyltransferase family protein, which codes for MEARERIALTTTVKAKAPGEKAWKVFLQQGIYKIVNPFVRLLIKLGFTPNAVTTTGFIMNVGVAVIFVVGGEDENRNDLSYVGWAGFLIMMAGLFDMLDGQVARMGNMGSTFGALFDSVLDRYSELIMFLGICYYLMAHHYFLSSLFAFIAMIGSMMVSYTRARAEGLGVECKGGFFQRPERVVLIALAGMFCGLTASLIGADYKLYIPGIPFHVFETMSVFTIPITVLAIFTNVTAITRLMQARHAIEAKERSQALKP
- a CDS encoding alkaline phosphatase family protein, whose amino-acid sequence is MIYRFLSRLFTFFLICLFGACQSSSPSSRAGSTPLQKPSQTYATQHVILVVIDGVRYSDSWGDSTFSNIPNMARYLAPQGVFNPQFYNQGVTLTNPGHVALTTGYHQKIKNNGDELPRFPSVFHYYRQHTGAPATDAWVVTSKDKLEVLARTYSSDSAAAFAPSVNSGIKGLGTGYRDDTTTIRVAKQVLSRHQPKLMLINLREPDSEAHAGNWNGYLKAIRQSDRLVADLWKWLQKQPQYQNNTTLLITNDHGRHTGKNFESHGDNCEGCRHISLLALGPDLKRGKTVTQPRSQADVAATIAELLGFPIPKRDGEPMTELFQEHVHLGE